The following proteins are co-located in the Pochonia chlamydosporia 170 chromosome 6, whole genome shotgun sequence genome:
- a CDS encoding pheromone-dependent cell cycle arrest protein Far11 (similar to Neosartorya fischeri NRRL 181 XP_001257629.1) codes for MWTTSKSVPAEAPDPPRPIEDVADTGEVAEGGLGTEQVEKPPVPAPPSRPGLQRNSLSSGLPAGGPGPQGKPKPQPLQQQQQQQQSAAPTDSLSLLQLRRIVAEVNRAEPVAYDFVYSDMGPHAEEIDEWFVYQFWQWVRLNAAQKAFEWHWNHDSDGQHAWDDADHDTRAKFIQAAIAGVQSNDAALRSASIGKIVYLVLGRWGDTAMPNATDGRSRSIASIPQLQAIKAGVECLASLEGLPVIWEALRNCFELHWSGDIHQQASPQEAQDELMNLMTIMYIAIQETLNDPEDMASSYRALLELNPSLVDFMLTATSKLRWDEQNTMPLTQIFLLFWKTILLVFGGIQDLANIKAAMSEMQGGMTKETISASPLDYHVFRQEITSKYPAYVPPQPLLPLEDENTSILPPIPNQSARNNGSNGIIATPGQSQIGGASILNQPVHIATPAPSPPPSPGVGGKAGKKQNYQTNQNFPFMYPPLDATSNSAGGKGMAGIDDSIVSRRWEGSDIPASILEAGELFSTRVRMTRATRQMWEERERFLKFERGWTEGDDDEDEIEDLDLNELTLEEREVLKEVRAEERAERFAHDKEPEVDYGPHPDKLSDRDKQRLLAVERFYKEALPHLQSLVIVLLRPILVNVTAIVTQQAGQMPNGMAGRGNNPGMNGGPSGPRPPEVPGQIAAQEEPEPSPEEVDAVRTREITSKAMTGILVLLLKWLRISHVLKFEYLTQLLLDSNYVPLVLKLFAHQDVQQVVDSKMDRVENSFFQFCNLRSKFKDKTDSDLENEDEEGEAVEGEQRTEQQHPDSENNSEDEAVPPPIKRKRSPVDQPEHQDEEDEGEASDDQASTRPEVDELGYPVNPLPEEPITDFSRRNFFSLINYLRVLQKICKNKSHRNLLLVQYKSSTILRKSLRVPQPELRLYTLKLFKNQVPYCGRKWRQSNMRVITAVYLHCRPELRDEWLAGSDVDAEVDSALPLEQALRSLTHWLNVRRYPDKIAADIRSAMREEQDFFSRELEKIDVGWGDDGEGSEMDLVEGWA; via the exons ATGTGGACTACCTCCAAATCCGTACCGGCGGAGGCTCCCGACCCCCCGAGGCCCATTGAAGATGTAGCAGATACGGGAGAAGTTGCCGAAGGCGGACTGGGCACCGAGCAAGTCGAGAAGCCGCCTGTCCCCGCGCCGCCATCAAGACCGGGACTGCAACGAAATTCTCTGTCTTCTGGTCTCCCAGCAGGTGGTCCTGGGCCTCAAGGCAAGCCAAAGCCACAGCctctccagcagcagcagcagcagcagcaaagtGCGGCGCCCACAGACTCCCTCTCGCTACTCCAACTGCGCCGCATCGTCGCTGAGGTGAACCGCGCCGAACCAGTTGCCTACGACTTTGTCTACTCAGACATGGGACCCCACGCCGAGGAGATTGACGAGTGGTTCGTGTATCAGTTCTGGCAATGGGTGCGCCTGAATGCCGCGCAAAAGGCATTCGAGTGGCATTGGAACCACGACTCAGATGGTCAGCATGCGTGGGATGACGCCGACCACGACACACGGGCCAAGTTTATACAGGCGGCCATTGCGGGGGTCCAGTCCAACGATGCGGCCCTGCGCTCTGCgtccattggcaagattgtgTACCTAGTCTTGGGCCGCTGGGGGGACACGGCTATGCCGAATGCTACGGATGGACGGAGTCGGTCCATTGCGAGTATACCGCAGCTGCAGGCTATCAAGGCTGGTGTGGAGTGTTTGGCCTCCTTGGAGGGATTGCCTGTGATTTGGGAAGCGTTGAGGAATTGTTTTGAATTGCATTG GTCTGGCGATATTCACCAGCAGGCAAGTCCGCAAGAGGCTCAGGACGAATTGATGAATCTCATGACGATTATGTATATTGCTATTCAGGAGACGCTGAACGATCCGGAGGACATGGCCTCGTCGTACAGGGCGTTGT TGGAGTTGAATCCGTCTTTGGTCGATTTTATGTTGACGGCTACTTCTAAACTGCGATGGGATGAGCAGAATACAATGCCGCTGACACAG ATCTTCCTGTTATTCTGGAAAACCATCttgctggtgtttggcgGTATACAAGACCTTGCAAATATTAAGGCGGCCATGAGCGAGATGCAAGGAGGCATGACCAAGGAAACCATATCTGCATCGCCTTTGGATTACCACGTGTTCCGACAGGAGATCACGTCCAAGTATCCTGCATACGTCCCTCCACAGCCACTACTCCCCCTTGAAGATGAGAATACGTCGATTCTACCACCTATACCAAACCAATCGGCGCGAAACAATGGCTCGAACGGCATCATTGCGACACCTGGTCAGTCGCAAATCGGTGGTGCCTCCATCTTAAACCAGCCTGTCCACATTGCTACGCCGGCACCATCACCTCCTCCCTCGCCTGGAGTGGGCGGCAAAGCaggcaagaagcagaattACCAGACAAACCAAAATTTCCCCTTCATGTACCCTCCCTTGGATGCCACTAGTAACAGCGCTGGCGGCAAGGGCATGGCCGGTATCGATGACTCAATAGTCAGTCGGAGATGGGAGGGAAGTGATATTCCTGCTTCCATCCTCGAGGCCGGCGAGCTCTTCTCTACGAGGGTGCGCATGACACGGGCCACGCGGCAGATGTGGGAAGAGCGAGAGCGCTTTCTCAAATTTGAACGCGGATGGACAGagggtgacgatgatgaagacgagattgAAGATCTCGATCTAAATGAATTGACGCTGGAGGAGAGAGAGGTCCTCAAGGAAGTGAGGGCTGAAGAGAGGGCGGAAAGATTTGCGCACGACAAGGAACCCGAGGTGGATTACGGACCGCACCCCGACAAGCTGTCAGACAGGGACAAGCAACGATTACTGGCGGTTGAGAGATTCTAT AAAGAAGCGCTCCCTCATTTACAGTCCCTGGTCATCGTTTTGCTACGACCAATACTGGTCAACGTCACTGCTATAGTGACTCAGCAAGCCGGTCAGATGCcaaatggcatggcaggcaGAGGAAACAACCCCGGAATGAATGGCGGCCCCAGTGGGCCGAGGCCTCCAGAAGTTCCTGGACAGATTGCTGCACAGGAAGAGCCGGAACCTTCGCccgaggaggttgatgcgGTGAGGACAAGAGAAATCACGTCCAAGGCCATGACTGGCATTCTCGTACTGCTACTCAAGTGGCTACGAATATCTC ATGTGCTCAAGTTTGAGTATTTAACGCAACTACTTTTGGACTCGAATTACGTGCCACTCGTGCTGAAGCTCTTCGCCCACCAAGACGTGCAACAGGTGGTGGACAGCAAGATGGATCGAGTGGAAAACAG CTTCTTCCAATTCTGCAATCTGCgttccaagttcaaggatAAGACCGACAGCGACCTGGAAaatgaggacgaagaaggtgAGGCGGTTGAAGGTGAACAAAGGACAGAACAGCAGCACCCAGACTCAGAAAACAACagcgaagacgaagcagtACCGCCGCCTATCAAACGCAAACGCTCGCCCGTGGACCAGCCTGAACAccaggacgaggaagacgaaggcgaagCCAGCGACGACCAAGCCTCAACGCGTCCCGAGGTCGACGAACTCGGCTACCCCGTCAATCCCCTCCCCGAAGAACCCATCACCGACTTCTCCCGGCGCAACTTCTTCTCCCTAATAAACTACCTCCGGGTCCTACAAAAGATCTGCAAGAACAAATCCCACcgcaacctcctcctcgtgCAGTACAAGTCGTCCACCATCCTTCGCAAGTCGCTGCGCGTCCCGCAGCCCGAACTCCGCCTGTACACGCTCAAGCTGTTCAAGAACCAAGTGCCCTACTGCGGACGCAAGTGGCGACAATCAAACATGCGCGTCATCACGGCCGTGTACCTGCACTGTCGGCCTGAGTTGAGAGATGAGTGGCTGGCGGGGAGCGACGTCGATGCCGAGGTGGATTCTGCGCTGCCGCTGGAGCAGGCGCTCAGGAGTCTGACGCATTGGTTGAATGTGCGGCGGTATCCGGACAAGATTGCGGCGGATATAAGGAGTGCGATGAGGGAGGAGCAGGATTTTTTTAGTAgggagttggagaagattgatGTTGGGTGGGgggatgatggggagggcAGTGAGATGGATCTTGTGGAGGGGTGGGCGTGA
- a CDS encoding membrane-associating domain-containing protein, with product MGAKSGVALKFLQWFIRGVQLLSAALILGIYAYFLAALHNHNLPIDTSVRAVAGISGSAVLYTLIGLLLLCCVAGLTFTSFIAIVLDVCFIGCFIYVAVVNKHGAGSCTGYVDTPFGQGQSGDQATGSDGFTALPSFHTACRLQTACMAVSIIAIFFFIFSILMEVALARHHRKEKRFGPSPGNNYTSGYAKGGFLSRFRRRKDEVDESNRLPEHTHPDQLDGRQSYGTETTAVGYDGRGASGDYHKQEAGYGFQNTGTYGGLQGQPQTQVPPKNYRYGDGIYEAP from the exons ATGGGCGCAAAATCAGGCGTAGCCCTCAAGTTCCTACAATGGTTCATCAGAGGCGTGCAGCTCCTCAGCGCGGCACTCATCCTCGGCATATACGCCtacttcctcgccgccctgcATAACCACAACCTCCCCATCGACACGTCCGTCCGCGCTGTGGCAGGCATATCTGGCTCGGCGGTGCTGTACACCCTCATcgggctgctgctgctgtgctgtgtCGCCGGCCTGACGTTCACGTCCTTCATCGCTATTGTGCTGGATGTGTGTTTCATAGGCTGCTTCATCTACGTTGCTGTTGTGAATAAGCACGGCGCGGGCAGCTGCACCGGCTATGTGGACACGCCGTTTGGTCAGGGACAGTCTGGCGATCAAGCTACGGGGTCGGATGGATTCACTGCGCTGCCTAGTTTCCATACCGCGTGTCGACTGCAGACTGCGTGTATGGCGGTTTCTATTATTGCAAT cttcttcttcatcttttctATCCTCATGGAGGTAGCACTCGCGAGACACCACCGCAAGGAGAAGCGCTTCGGTCCCTCTCCCGGCAACAACTACACATCTGGGTATGCAAAGGGCGGGTTTTTGAGCCGTTTCCGCCGCAGGAAGGACGAGGTCGATGAGTCGAATCGGCTGCCTGAGCATACGCACCCTGATCAGTTGGATGGGCGGCAGAGCTACGGGACGGAGACGACGGCCGTGGGGTATGATGGTCGCGGCGCGAGTGGCGATTATCACAAGCAGGAAGCTGGGTATGGGTTCCAGAATACAGGGACGTATGGTGGGCTGCAGGGACAGCCTCAGACCCAGGTGCCGCCGAAGAATTATAGATACGGGGATGGCATCTACGAGGCTCCTTAG